One window of the Brevibacterium limosum genome contains the following:
- a CDS encoding APC family permease, which translates to MPTLRQQLFRIKPVPRQKEDVETDLKRTIGLFSLTMVGVGSTIGTGIFFILSESVPVAGPAVIWSFVIAGLVAGLAVICYAELAGSVPVSGSSYSYAYATLGELPAMGVAACLLLEYGVAGAAVAVGWSQYVNQLLFNLFGFEIPHALAYAPEEGGIVNLPAILLLAMCCFLLVRGTGESIVVNAIMVCLKIGVLVFFICVGVTGWDSNNFADFAPFGISGVVAGSGLIFFSYVGMDAVATAGDETKNPKKTMPRALIAALIIVTSVYVLVAVAALSAQPWEEFDGQTAGLSAILENIVGSQWPGTVVAAGAVISIFSVTLVSIYGQSRILFTMAGDGMMPKLFREVNPRTLTPVKGTIVVTVVIAILAGFIPLNFLAEMTSIGTLVAFVVVSLAVIILRVREPNLERGFKVPFYPVLPVLSIIGCFWIISSLQVITIVVFVIWTALILGLYFIFGRKSSVLGRQLAEAGPANPDSAGTDSTGGAK; encoded by the coding sequence ATGCCCACACTGCGACAGCAGCTGTTCCGGATCAAACCGGTCCCACGGCAGAAGGAAGACGTCGAGACCGACCTCAAGCGCACGATCGGTCTGTTCTCGCTGACGATGGTCGGCGTCGGGTCGACCATCGGCACCGGCATCTTCTTCATCCTCTCCGAATCCGTGCCCGTGGCGGGGCCTGCCGTGATCTGGTCGTTCGTCATCGCCGGCCTCGTCGCCGGACTTGCAGTCATCTGCTACGCCGAGCTCGCCGGGTCCGTCCCTGTCTCCGGCTCTTCCTACTCCTACGCGTACGCGACCCTCGGCGAGCTGCCGGCAATGGGTGTGGCCGCGTGTCTCCTCCTCGAATACGGAGTCGCAGGAGCAGCCGTCGCTGTCGGCTGGTCGCAGTACGTCAACCAGCTGCTGTTCAACCTCTTCGGATTCGAGATCCCGCACGCCCTTGCCTACGCGCCCGAGGAAGGCGGCATCGTCAACCTGCCGGCCATCCTCCTGCTGGCGATGTGCTGCTTCCTGCTTGTCCGCGGCACCGGCGAATCCATCGTCGTCAACGCGATCATGGTGTGCCTGAAGATCGGCGTCCTCGTCTTCTTCATCTGCGTCGGCGTCACCGGCTGGGACTCGAACAACTTCGCCGACTTCGCGCCTTTCGGCATCTCCGGAGTCGTCGCCGGCTCCGGGCTCATCTTCTTCAGCTATGTGGGCATGGACGCCGTCGCCACCGCCGGAGACGAGACGAAGAACCCGAAGAAGACGATGCCCCGGGCCCTCATCGCCGCTCTCATCATCGTCACCTCCGTCTACGTCCTCGTCGCCGTCGCCGCCCTGTCTGCCCAGCCGTGGGAGGAATTCGACGGGCAGACCGCCGGTCTGTCGGCCATCCTTGAGAACATCGTCGGCTCACAGTGGCCCGGCACGGTCGTCGCCGCAGGCGCGGTGATCTCGATCTTCTCCGTCACCCTGGTGTCCATCTACGGCCAATCGCGCATCCTATTCACAATGGCCGGCGACGGAATGATGCCCAAGCTCTTCCGCGAGGTCAATCCCCGCACGCTCACCCCGGTCAAGGGCACGATCGTCGTCACCGTCGTCATCGCGATCCTCGCCGGGTTCATCCCGCTGAACTTCCTCGCCGAGATGACCTCGATCGGCACCCTCGTCGCCTTCGTCGTCGTGTCCCTGGCCGTGATCATCCTCCGCGTGCGCGAACCGAACCTCGAACGCGGCTTCAAGGTCCCGTTCTATCCTGTCCTGCCGGTGCTGTCGATCATCGGCTGCTTCTGGATCATCTCGAGTCTGCAGGTCATCACGATTGTCGTCTTCGTCATCTGGACCGCCCTTATCCTGGGCTTGTACTTCATCTTCGGCCGCAAGTCCTCCGTCCTCGGCAGACAGCTCGCCGAGGCGGGGCCCGCCAATCCCGATTCCGCCGGAACGGACTCCACAGGAGGAGCCAAATGA
- a CDS encoding CaiB/BaiF CoA transferase family protein → MSTEATRTASADTIQTQPTAEPLPLEGIRVIEFSHMVMGPSCGMILADLGAEVIKVEPRGAGDKTRYLPGSGSGLFPAFNRNKHSVQLDIAEAADRDRVLDLIDSADVLLENFRVGKMESIGFGYEELAARNPGLIYCSLKGFLSGPYGNRAALDEVVQMLGGLAYMTGPPGQPLRAGASVNDIMGGMFGVIGIQSALRVRETTGRGKLINSALFENNAFLVGTHMAQAQISGEPPRPMPTRQATWAVYDIFRDADDNQVFVAAVSDGQWRDLCDEFGLAGLAADPDMLTNQGRVDQRERIHRELQEALSQLSLAEIEDKCTRRGLPVAPVNTPADLTDDPHLVASGALAHTRLPSGAGVDVPLLPLTFDGSRLGLRSDVPEPGRHNGHYRDGPAVPTGPPVDGPQPDENRLD, encoded by the coding sequence ATGAGCACCGAGGCGACCCGCACCGCGTCTGCGGACACGATCCAAACCCAGCCGACCGCCGAACCGCTGCCGCTCGAAGGCATCCGCGTCATCGAGTTCTCCCATATGGTCATGGGCCCCAGCTGCGGGATGATCCTCGCCGACCTCGGCGCCGAGGTCATCAAGGTCGAACCCCGTGGAGCAGGCGACAAGACCCGCTACCTGCCCGGGTCCGGATCCGGACTGTTCCCCGCGTTCAACCGCAATAAGCACAGCGTCCAACTCGATATCGCCGAGGCGGCCGACCGTGACCGCGTCCTCGACCTCATCGATTCCGCCGACGTCCTGCTGGAGAACTTCCGCGTCGGGAAGATGGAATCGATCGGATTCGGATACGAGGAACTGGCCGCCCGCAACCCCGGACTCATCTACTGTTCGCTCAAGGGCTTCCTCTCCGGCCCCTACGGGAACCGGGCCGCTCTCGACGAGGTCGTGCAGATGCTCGGGGGATTGGCGTATATGACCGGTCCACCCGGCCAGCCGCTGCGCGCCGGCGCCAGCGTCAACGACATCATGGGCGGAATGTTCGGAGTCATCGGCATCCAGTCGGCACTGCGGGTGCGCGAGACCACGGGCCGCGGCAAACTCATCAACTCCGCGCTGTTCGAGAACAACGCGTTCCTTGTCGGCACGCATATGGCGCAGGCCCAGATCAGCGGCGAACCTCCCCGCCCGATGCCGACCCGGCAGGCCACATGGGCCGTCTACGACATCTTCCGCGATGCCGATGACAACCAGGTCTTCGTCGCCGCCGTCTCCGACGGGCAGTGGCGCGACCTCTGCGACGAATTCGGACTGGCCGGTCTCGCCGCCGACCCGGACATGCTGACCAACCAGGGACGAGTCGACCAGCGCGAACGCATCCACCGCGAACTCCAGGAGGCGCTGTCCCAGCTGAGCCTGGCCGAGATCGAAGACAAGTGCACCCGCCGCGGCCTGCCCGTCGCTCCGGTCAACACCCCGGCCGATCTCACCGACGACCCGCACCTCGTCGCATCCGGAGCGCTCGCCCACACCAGGCTGCCGAGTGGAGCCGGCGTCGATGTGCCGCTGCTGCCGCTGACCTTCGACGGGAGCCGGCTCGGTCTGCGCAGCGACGTGCCCGAACCGGGCCGGCACAACGGCCACTACCGGGACGGCCCCGCAGTGCCGACAGGCCCACCGGTCGACGGGCCTCAGCCCGACGAGAACCGTCTTGACTGA
- a CDS encoding dihydrofolate reductase family protein: MGELRYSINVTVDGCCDHRVGVISDEFHRHHADNLKRADGLIFGRVTYQMMEDAWRRPDGDTTPEADLDPFVAAIDPARKYVVSSTLDRVDWNSELIRGDLDTAVRELKEQSVTGLAVGGVTLPLALAELGLIDEFEFVVHPCIAGHGPYLFAGLSEVVDLELVGRDELEAGHAILTYRPATSASR; this comes from the coding sequence ATGGGCGAGCTGAGGTACTCGATCAACGTCACCGTCGACGGCTGCTGCGATCATCGCGTGGGGGTCATCAGCGACGAATTCCACCGCCACCATGCCGACAATCTCAAGCGTGCCGACGGGCTGATCTTCGGCCGCGTCACCTACCAGATGATGGAAGACGCCTGGCGCCGACCCGACGGTGACACGACCCCGGAGGCGGACCTCGACCCATTCGTCGCGGCCATCGACCCGGCCCGCAAGTACGTCGTCTCGAGCACCTTGGACCGCGTCGACTGGAACTCCGAACTCATCCGCGGCGATCTCGACACCGCGGTCCGCGAGCTCAAGGAACAGTCCGTGACAGGACTCGCCGTCGGAGGAGTGACGTTGCCGTTGGCACTGGCCGAACTCGGTCTCATCGACGAGTTCGAATTCGTCGTCCACCCCTGCATCGCCGGCCACGGACCCTATCTCTTCGCCGGGCTGAGCGAAGTGGTCGATCTCGAACTCGTCGGTCGCGACGAACTCGAAGCCGGGCACGCCATCCTGACGTACCGGCCCGCTACCTCGGCTTCCCGATAA
- a CDS encoding SRPBCC family protein yields the protein MTTADTAADYSTLKLDVPEGVQTVSITRDFAATADKVFRAHIDPELFVKWCGPDTITNTIREWNPTTGGNWSYVSSDDHGEYAFFGSFHEVRENERIVQTFTFEGFPDAVNLEILTLTDLGDGRTRLTSTSVFDSLESRDGMVASGMEHGIVEGYNKLDRLLTTP from the coding sequence ATGACCACCGCCGACACCGCAGCCGACTATTCGACGCTCAAGCTCGACGTCCCCGAGGGCGTTCAGACTGTGTCGATCACCCGCGACTTCGCGGCCACTGCGGACAAGGTCTTCCGGGCCCACATCGACCCCGAGCTCTTCGTCAAATGGTGCGGGCCCGACACGATCACGAACACGATCCGCGAATGGAACCCGACGACCGGCGGGAACTGGAGCTACGTCTCGAGCGATGATCACGGCGAGTACGCATTCTTCGGCTCCTTCCACGAGGTGCGCGAGAACGAACGCATCGTCCAGACCTTCACCTTCGAAGGCTTCCCGGACGCAGTCAACCTCGAGATCCTCACGCTCACCGACCTCGGCGACGGACGGACCAGGCTGACCTCGACCTCGGTCTTCGATTCGCTCGAGTCCCGCGACGGCATGGTCGCCTCGGGCATGGAGCACGGCATCGTCGAGGGCTACAACAAGCTCGACCGCCTCCTCACCACCCCCTAA
- a CDS encoding tripartite tricarboxylate transporter substrate binding protein: MRSTTITRTRTAASAREATKRARKRAATIGAALASVALVATACGNKAQPPGEGGDYPKGPVTVTAPAEPGSGWDTTARALVEALQKDDIVSTPLPVQNKPGGTGCSWLTSMMQQEKGKDDQIAITSLASQTMKARNLCEYGPEDATLIATLYVEDFMVVTPKDGDFKDLDALVKALKDDPQKVTVAAAGDDTLPFALFAKEAGVDPADINFVNYDGGGEQTTAMLNGDAKVAIAGMSEFRSVIEAGDIEPLVTFAQDPLAAPFDKVPTATDSGYDVTLGNWRGVYGPAEMPEEAVDFWAKALEDASKSDAWQETLKNNQWATEFHTGDDAQAYVDEAAKTVAEGVKETDLGNSK, translated from the coding sequence ATGCGATCAACGACGATCACACGCACACGGACGGCCGCCTCGGCGAGGGAGGCAACGAAGCGCGCCCGCAAGCGCGCGGCGACGATCGGTGCCGCGCTCGCATCGGTCGCCCTCGTCGCCACCGCCTGTGGGAACAAGGCGCAGCCCCCGGGCGAGGGCGGGGACTACCCGAAGGGGCCGGTCACGGTCACCGCCCCGGCCGAACCCGGATCCGGCTGGGACACCACGGCACGCGCGCTCGTCGAGGCGCTGCAGAAGGACGACATCGTCTCCACGCCGCTGCCCGTGCAGAACAAGCCCGGCGGCACCGGCTGCTCCTGGCTGACGTCGATGATGCAGCAGGAGAAGGGCAAGGACGATCAGATCGCCATCACCTCCCTGGCCAGCCAGACGATGAAGGCCCGCAACCTCTGCGAATACGGCCCCGAGGACGCCACTCTCATCGCGACCCTCTACGTCGAGGACTTCATGGTCGTGACCCCGAAGGACGGAGACTTCAAGGACCTCGACGCCCTGGTCAAGGCGCTCAAGGACGACCCGCAGAAGGTCACCGTCGCGGCCGCCGGAGACGACACTCTGCCGTTCGCCCTGTTCGCGAAGGAAGCCGGCGTCGACCCGGCCGATATCAACTTTGTCAACTACGACGGCGGCGGAGAGCAGACGACCGCCATGCTCAACGGGGATGCGAAGGTCGCCATCGCCGGCATGAGCGAATTCCGCTCCGTCATCGAAGCCGGTGACATCGAACCTCTCGTCACCTTCGCCCAAGACCCGCTGGCAGCACCCTTCGACAAGGTGCCCACCGCGACGGACTCCGGCTACGACGTGACCCTGGGCAACTGGCGCGGAGTCTACGGCCCCGCCGAGATGCCCGAGGAAGCCGTGGACTTCTGGGCCAAGGCGCTGGAGGACGCGAGCAAGTCCGATGCGTGGCAGGAGACCCTGAAGAACAACCAGTGGGCCACAGAGTTCCACACCGGTGACGACGCCCAGGCCTACGTCGACGAGGCGGCGAAGACGGTTGCCGAAGGCGTCAAGGAGACCGACCTGGGCAACAGCAAATGA
- a CDS encoding ArsR/SmtB family transcription factor — MDDQLSKVFAALSDPTRRDMVARLSVADATVNELAEPYDVSVQAVSKHLKVLEDSGLVSRTRDAQRRPVHLEDNVFDLMTKWIERYRQQAEERYQRLDAVLEQMNEDEATHSTDPSAASANGSDGTSTHRRSRKGA, encoded by the coding sequence GTGGACGATCAGCTCTCGAAGGTCTTCGCGGCCCTATCCGATCCGACCAGGCGGGACATGGTGGCTCGACTCAGTGTCGCGGATGCGACGGTGAACGAGCTCGCCGAACCCTACGATGTCAGCGTCCAGGCCGTGTCGAAACATCTCAAGGTGCTCGAGGACTCCGGACTGGTCTCCCGCACCCGCGATGCCCAGCGCAGACCGGTCCACCTCGAAGACAATGTGTTCGATCTGATGACGAAATGGATCGAGAGATACCGACAGCAGGCAGAGGAACGCTACCAACGCCTCGACGCCGTCCTCGAACAGATGAACGAGGACGAGGCAACACACAGCACGGACCCGAGCGCCGCCTCGGCGAACGGATCCGATGGCACTTCAACCCACAGAAGATCACGCAAAGGAGCATGA
- a CDS encoding fumarylacetoacetate hydrolase family protein, whose translation MELLRLGPIGHEIPAARHDGVCFDLRPLTDDIDPNFFAADGIERVRNALAVGKLSPLEYADEMRIGAPLTRPSSIVCVGMNYAAHAREAGAEPPERPVIFFKMPSTIAGPTDPIELPLYAMKADWEVELGVVIGTRTFRVASAEEGLDHIAGYVLANDLSERRLQIEESGGQWSKGKNLPGFTPLGPWIRPAAEVNPGDLRLRSWVNGEERQDSTTSDLILSVGEIIHQLSQAMAFEPGDVILTGTPQGVAMSGQYPYLADGDVVELELEGLGRHRQVVTVTG comes from the coding sequence ATGGAACTGCTGCGACTGGGACCGATCGGACACGAGATTCCGGCAGCCCGCCACGACGGAGTCTGCTTCGACCTCCGCCCGCTGACCGATGACATCGACCCGAACTTCTTCGCCGCCGACGGCATCGAACGCGTCCGAAATGCGCTCGCCGTCGGGAAGCTCAGCCCACTCGAATATGCTGATGAGATGCGCATCGGTGCGCCGCTGACCAGACCCTCTTCCATCGTGTGCGTGGGTATGAACTATGCCGCCCACGCCAGAGAGGCCGGTGCCGAGCCTCCCGAGCGCCCCGTCATCTTCTTCAAGATGCCCTCGACCATTGCCGGGCCCACCGACCCGATCGAGCTGCCGCTTTATGCGATGAAGGCCGACTGGGAGGTCGAGCTGGGAGTGGTCATCGGTACGCGAACCTTCAGAGTCGCCTCGGCGGAGGAAGGACTCGACCATATCGCCGGGTACGTGCTGGCGAACGATCTGTCCGAACGTCGCCTGCAGATCGAGGAATCCGGCGGTCAGTGGTCGAAGGGGAAGAATCTGCCCGGGTTCACCCCGCTCGGCCCGTGGATCCGCCCCGCCGCCGAGGTGAACCCCGGTGATCTGCGACTGCGCAGCTGGGTCAACGGCGAAGAGCGGCAGGATTCGACGACGAGTGACCTCATCCTCTCCGTCGGAGAGATCATCCATCAGCTCAGCCAGGCGATGGCCTTCGAACCGGGAGACGTCATCCTCACCGGCACCCCGCAGGGCGTGGCAATGTCCGGACAGTACCCGTACCTGGCCGACGGGGACGTCGTTGAGCTCGAACTCGAGGGTCTCGGCCGGCACCGACAGGTCGTGACCGTCACGGGCTGA
- a CDS encoding universal stress protein, which produces MSIVVGLAPGQDNRAAVELGIVLARTYRHRIVATAVDSAAFPMAPVHFESQYEKSFRTVAEAALDEARALIPSDIESECVLHSSRSSRRGLLEMCEKTDAYRLVVGPSSEGKPGKIALGSVSNGLLHSARLPVALAPAGFRASEGARLERITAAYSGSSTSADLILGAAMVSAQSDVPFRIASFAPRSRVVASANVPFDMESKVVDEWTKVVQRDTDKILCSIEQLHIKPGETDVVVGTGADWAAALTAVEWKHPEVMMLGSSGLGALKRVSLGSHAMRILQNSPVPIVVVPRRAKADYIRQQTV; this is translated from the coding sequence ATGAGCATCGTCGTCGGTCTTGCCCCAGGTCAGGACAACCGAGCCGCCGTCGAGCTGGGTATCGTCCTCGCCCGCACCTATCGGCACCGGATCGTCGCGACAGCCGTTGACTCCGCCGCGTTCCCGATGGCGCCCGTGCACTTCGAGAGCCAGTACGAGAAGAGCTTCCGCACCGTCGCGGAGGCGGCTCTCGACGAAGCGCGTGCGCTCATTCCCAGCGATATCGAGTCCGAATGCGTCCTCCACTCCTCGCGGTCGTCTCGGCGCGGTCTGCTCGAGATGTGCGAGAAGACCGATGCCTACCGGCTTGTCGTCGGACCCTCGTCGGAAGGGAAGCCGGGCAAGATCGCGCTCGGGTCGGTATCGAACGGACTGCTGCACAGCGCACGGCTGCCGGTGGCATTGGCCCCGGCCGGATTCCGGGCGTCGGAGGGTGCGCGGCTGGAGCGGATCACGGCCGCGTATTCGGGATCGTCCACCTCGGCGGACCTCATTCTCGGTGCCGCGATGGTCTCTGCGCAGTCGGACGTGCCATTCCGCATCGCCTCGTTCGCCCCGCGCTCACGGGTGGTCGCATCCGCGAACGTCCCCTTCGATATGGAGTCGAAGGTCGTCGACGAGTGGACGAAGGTCGTCCAGCGTGACACGGACAAGATCCTATGCTCGATCGAACAGCTGCACATCAAGCCCGGCGAGACAGATGTGGTCGTGGGAACGGGCGCTGACTGGGCCGCGGCGCTGACCGCTGTCGAGTGGAAGCATCCGGAAGTGATGATGCTCGGATCCTCCGGGCTCGGCGCGCTCAAGCGAGTCTCTCTGGGCAGCCACGCGATGCGGATCCTGCAGAACTCTCCGGTGCCGATCGTCGTCGTCCCGCGCCGCGCAAAAGCCGATTACATCCGCCAGCAGACCGTGTGA
- a CDS encoding CaiB/BaiF CoA transferase family protein: MSTHRLPLSGVRVLELGNYIAAPTAGRMLADFGAEVIKVERPGTGDELRNWRLKAGDTSMLYRTINRNKKSVVLDLRSDEGREAVLELVRRSDILLENFRPGTLEKWGLGPDVLEEANPDLVFVRISAFGQTGPMSSRPGFAAVAEGYSGFRELVGDPDRPPVRVGISIGDSIAGMQAAFGAVMMLFDRQRQKIAGAAEAVVGSAHSFEGKGPLSERTVDVALNEAMFSVMESLVPDYSAFGEIRTRTGGRMEGIAPSNGYLCAGGKSVVIAGNGDGIFPRLMTAIDRPDLAEDGDLQTNAGRWQRRDELDEAIGEWCAEREVEVVVEALEEVGVPAGPIYTAEDLVADEQLAARGMIQNHDVSTGEEVLEDVAFPGITPVIGGESIAIDHLGPDLGEHTDEVLSWLGLSGQED; the protein is encoded by the coding sequence ATGAGCACGCACCGACTTCCCCTTTCCGGTGTGCGAGTCCTCGAACTCGGCAATTACATCGCCGCACCCACCGCCGGGCGGATGCTTGCGGACTTCGGTGCCGAGGTGATCAAGGTCGAACGCCCCGGAACCGGCGACGAACTGCGCAACTGGCGGCTCAAGGCCGGCGACACGTCGATGCTCTACCGCACGATCAACCGCAACAAGAAGTCGGTCGTGCTCGACCTGCGCAGCGACGAGGGACGCGAGGCCGTGCTCGAACTCGTCCGCCGCAGCGACATCCTGCTCGAGAACTTCCGCCCCGGCACACTCGAGAAATGGGGGCTCGGCCCCGACGTCCTCGAAGAGGCCAACCCCGACCTCGTCTTCGTGCGCATCTCCGCGTTCGGCCAGACCGGGCCGATGTCGTCGCGACCCGGGTTCGCCGCTGTGGCCGAAGGATATTCGGGCTTTCGCGAGCTCGTCGGCGACCCCGATCGCCCACCCGTGCGTGTGGGCATCTCGATCGGCGATTCCATCGCCGGAATGCAGGCGGCATTCGGTGCTGTGATGATGCTCTTCGACCGACAGCGGCAGAAGATCGCCGGAGCCGCCGAGGCGGTCGTCGGATCCGCACACAGCTTCGAAGGCAAGGGCCCGCTGTCGGAGCGGACCGTCGACGTCGCGCTCAACGAGGCGATGTTCTCCGTGATGGAATCCCTCGTCCCCGACTACTCCGCTTTCGGCGAGATCCGCACCCGCACCGGCGGTCGGATGGAGGGCATCGCGCCTTCGAACGGCTACCTCTGCGCCGGTGGGAAATCCGTGGTCATCGCCGGCAACGGGGACGGAATCTTCCCGCGGCTGATGACGGCGATCGACCGTCCCGACCTCGCCGAGGATGGCGACCTGCAGACGAACGCCGGCCGTTGGCAGCGGCGGGACGAACTCGACGAGGCGATCGGTGAGTGGTGCGCCGAACGTGAGGTTGAGGTCGTGGTCGAGGCGTTGGAAGAAGTGGGTGTTCCGGCCGGGCCCATCTACACGGCCGAGGACCTCGTCGCCGATGAGCAGCTCGCTGCCCGCGGAATGATCCAGAACCACGACGTCTCCACCGGTGAGGAGGTGCTCGAAGACGTCGCCTTCCCCGGAATCACCCCGGTCATCGGCGGCGAATCGATCGCGATCGACCACCTCGGACCCGACCTGGGAGAGCACACTGACGAAGTGCTGTCGTGGCTGGGGCTGAGCGGCCAGGAGGACTGA
- a CDS encoding hydroxymethylglutaryl-CoA lyase, translating to MVRPTSVDILDTTLRDGLQIEETIVPTDIKVALAEKLIISGLKHIEVGSFVNPKKVPQMADTDELLRRLAPHEVDGVEFYTLVFNLKGAQRAVDAGAKNIKLVLSASEGHSKANSDASIAEASDRLMDAANFARDQGLRFDITTAVSFVCPFDGITEAGHLVEVLRPFVDAGAHGVGVADTIGNANPSLVRRNTSAVVEAFPDKPVNLHLHDTYNFGMANVIAALDLGIAHFDAAMGGLGGCPFAPGAAGNIGTDDLVHLLHRESVATGVDVDALTEVRDPLIAAVGHDLTSSLSDIPATPAVFDGRFAPASARD from the coding sequence ATGGTCCGGCCCACCTCCGTCGACATCCTCGACACCACTCTGCGCGACGGGCTGCAGATCGAAGAGACGATCGTGCCCACCGATATCAAGGTTGCGCTGGCAGAGAAGCTCATCATCTCAGGGCTCAAGCACATCGAGGTCGGGTCCTTCGTCAACCCGAAGAAGGTCCCGCAGATGGCCGACACCGACGAGCTGCTGCGCCGGCTGGCTCCGCATGAGGTCGACGGTGTCGAGTTCTATACTCTCGTCTTCAACCTCAAGGGTGCCCAGCGTGCCGTCGATGCCGGGGCGAAGAACATCAAACTCGTGCTCTCGGCCTCTGAAGGACACTCGAAGGCGAACTCCGACGCTTCCATCGCCGAGGCGTCCGATCGTCTGATGGACGCCGCGAACTTCGCCCGTGACCAGGGGCTGCGCTTCGACATCACGACCGCCGTGAGCTTCGTCTGCCCCTTCGACGGGATCACAGAGGCGGGCCACCTCGTCGAGGTGCTCCGTCCCTTCGTCGACGCCGGTGCCCACGGCGTCGGGGTGGCCGACACGATCGGCAACGCCAACCCATCATTGGTGCGCCGCAACACCTCGGCGGTCGTCGAGGCTTTCCCGGACAAGCCGGTCAACCTCCACCTCCACGACACCTATAACTTCGGCATGGCCAACGTCATCGCCGCCCTCGATCTGGGCATCGCGCACTTCGACGCGGCCATGGGCGGACTCGGCGGCTGCCCCTTCGCGCCGGGAGCGGCCGGCAACATCGGCACCGATGATCTCGTCCACCTCCTCCACCGCGAAAGTGTGGCCACCGGCGTCGACGTCGACGCCCTCACCGAGGTCCGCGACCCCCTCATCGCCGCCGTCGGGCACGACCTGACGTCGAGCCTGTCCGACATTCCGGCCACCCCCGCGGTCTTCGACGGCCGGTTCGCCCCCGCCTCGGCGAGGGATTGA